The Erigeron canadensis isolate Cc75 chromosome 1, C_canadensis_v1, whole genome shotgun sequence genome segment ATCAAAGATGTGCCCATCATACTGTCTGGCAAAAGATCATGTTGTGGAATCACCCTCACAATTATACAAATTGTCACACATGCAAtttaatgacaaaaatatcaCTACGACACTTAAATAATCAAACACACTTTTTGGTCAAAGAACAAAGATTATGGCTACTCTATAGAGCTATACTTTTGAAATCAGTGAAAGTTTGAATATCATTTGCACATAATCGAATAGAAGTAAGTAAAGTAAGTTACTGCCTCAGTGCcgtcttctgcgggttttgagccccaatacctcgacggtgtatggggtaggttaagatataggcagaccttacctctacctaagtagataggctgcttccagtttctatctaaatggtagaaaaggtcttccaacctttgcatgggatgaggatcgaacccatgagtAGACAAACAATAAAAGATGTTATAGAGTGGGGAACATAAAGCTAGAACGTAAACGACTAACCTTTATTAGCTTTGttaatataacaaattaagTTGTGAATATCATTTGCACATATCaacttgtttaattttgtagaTATGTAAATATGGACAATGGACATGTACATATATAGTGTTGTTACTTAAGTAATAAAGACGTAGCTTTAGTTTGGTTAGTGTATACATTTTATTGGATTCTATGAAAATTTCTCCAAACTCTCTATTTTGTTATGGTATTAGAGCATgtttttttatctaattaattttattcattcattGTTCAATTATAAATACTTACAATTTTTTTTGGCAAAATAGCGAGTAGTACTTCATCATTTCCTGTGAATTCTTCATCATTTCAGgccaatatatattttcattcatttcacattcaaTTGTATCACCAGATACTTACGTTGCAATTAGTATCAAATTACTTGTACTCGCAAGCAAAAAGACATTAGTcattaaatttgaaaagacTTTGCCCCTGTTGCCAATATCAGGCTACTCCAGCAGctacctcttttttttttcaaatagttTATATGATTTCCTAAACAAAAACTATGATGCAAAAAATGAAGACACGCCAATGTGGAAAATCGAAAAACACAATCAAGAAACAGAGTTCTGGTGTTTATAATATACCATTTTACAATCTAAATTAGTGTTTAACCAAGATTAGTATCCATAAATTAGTCTCATTACGTAACAGTAAACTAATTTCTACCATTAGATTTCCATCCACAACCATCTTGGTTAAAAGAAACGGAAATTAAAATGCTAATGAtagatataataaaagaaactaAAGAAGCATAGTCTAATGCAACAATGTACTAACAAAAGATAAACGAGATTAATATGATGTCTTGCCTCCTGTAGCCGATCTTTTTATCAACCAGCTTCACCGTAGTCTTTCTTTTCCGCTGCTAGTGAAGAAACGTTGATCGCATGCTACCCAAACAAGACTGTCAACATACGGAACAACTTTAGTTCCGTTAAGGAACCTACCCCGAGCGGACGCTCTCATCTTAAACAATTTCACATTAGCTGTAACCATATTGTACAGAGCTAGAGGCTTATCATCAGCTTCATAAAGGAGGTCGTTATTCATTGTGAATCCAATTGGTCTTTTAATACCAGCATGATGTGGGAAAACATGGTATATCGCCCAGGATTCAGCCACCCCATACCCGTCCATCACCCAAACCTCACACGCACCGTCTAACAAAGTTTTCCAGACATAATACCCAAAACAAGTGATCGATGTTCATCATAATGTTGTATTGTAGCAGGAAGAGATATCTCATTGAAAGTTTCCATATTTAAATCAAATGCAACTATCGTTTCTCTAGTCATCCCCTCATCAATATAGCAAAGCCAATGAATATGTCCATTCTGCCCATCAGTACAAACTTCATTTTGATAGAAAATGCATTTAATGTGTGATGGAAAGCTTTGAGCGATTGATTTCCAATAACGCTTCCTCATACTATACACCTCAACCTTCAGCCAggttttaaatgataaaacacATGCATAACATGAGACTCTAGATCCTGTACCATTGCCCGTAAGCTTAACAACTATGTAATCATCAGTTTTGGGATCATACCCAAACCGTAAAAGGTTACTATAAACATGTGAGGAGTTGGGAATTAGAGTAGATAGTGGAAGAGGTAACAAGGCAGAAAGAGACGGTTCCAAATGGTGATAGCAGGAGTATGATATGCATTGTTTGCATAGCATACTAAGCCATTAACCGAACCAATAACAAGACAGGGGGTATACTTTACATAAATAGGGAGTTTAAAGACACTAGTGAGCTGGTGATGGGGAGATCGAGACCCGTGTACTGTGATTGGATGTTCTTTGACTGGTTTATTGCAAAAAGAAAAATGCTCCTTAAAAACCATGAGAATTTCTTCATCCttgttgttattatacattGAATGATCAAGGTGGGATTTTATGAAAGATGGGTGAGATAAAAGAGCATTCCATGATTTGGAGACGCACCTCATTCGAGCAACAAGTTTTGCAGGTAACCGCATTACTATGTTGTTGCATAAAACATCATCAGGGAGGTTGCTCAAACTTGGCTGATCCTCTTTGTAATCATGAGCATTCTTTATAGAAATTCCTGAGGAGCATAGCACTATATGCAATACCATTAATACCCCGGAAGATTGCAATGAAAAGGTAACATAAAATACCAATTAAGACAATGTGAGTTATGGATAATTTTCTCGCCCTCAAAAAGTAACATCTAGTTTCTACATCTATGCAAAGATTGTAGCTCAAGAGTGTTCATGTCACTTCATGGACACGTGTTATAACTATACGTTTTTAAAGAGAGCATACAAATATTTATCATTTGGAGACACGTAAACGTTAAAATTCTCATGAATACATGTTATAATTTTGTGATATCTAAATCCCATATTCCCATAAACACCAATTTGCTTATTTGATCTACAGACAGTCACAccattaaatcataaaaaaagcCTATGTCAGTTATATAATTGTCCATAACCTTGATTCTCAAATCATCATTGAGACTTGTAACGAAACTCCATGATTTACCCACATTTCCTAAAAACTGAAATCAGTATATTAAAGTGTAATTTGCAGCCCATGTATAATTATAGACTCTTGTAGAGTTGTAGATCATTTACAATTTAGGCCAATGCCTGGAATGAGTTATCATTTACTGAGGAAGATATGTTAAACGACAATAGTAATGATATCATCATGCATTATTTTCATAACATCAAAAACTCTTCGTGAATAATTGTACGACTTAATAGTATTTTTTAATATCCATATACACTGACCTAATTTtaaacacccccccccccccccaaagaaaaaaaaaaaaaattaaaaccagcAAAAAAATTAcctgacccgttacccaacgtGACCGTTGACACAAGCTGACCTGACCTGTTACTCAATCGGACAACCTATCTTAAGTAACCATTCATTTTACCACTTTAACTAAGGCGAACACACCCCACTTCATAAAGGGGAAACTTACCAAGGTAACATAATATTCCAATCGCACCACTCCAcatactttttaattatatacgatacacacaaaactttcaaatgCTGGTCCAATATACACCACGTAGTTGTTTTTAAAGAATTAATAcacatcaaattttcaaatgtTGTTCGTATATGGGCAtcgttatttttattttaattccgTGTACCATCTTAGAACAACATCCAAAAGGTTTATACCGAATAAAATAGATATACAGGGGCACATTTTTGTATAGCAACATTTTTATGGctaatattaataaacaaaaaggcCTGGCTTTATTGAATTAACTCATTAAGCCATAAAATAAGCCCCCGGCCAAAAAGatcatttcatcaaaaatacCATATACAGGGGATGGTTTTGTAAGCTTatttcattattaaaaatttaagaaacaaTGAGCCTAGCAAAACACTAGTAAAGAAAATGcccttttttttaaatgagttaaaaatggtgttttttgcaaacaaaataatactaataataaccTAGGCCAAAATCCCCAACCCTCATTCTGAAACTTAACTCTCAAATATGAAAAACCATATTTGGGGGATTTAAGGTAGGAGGACTGGAAcaagaaacaaaacaaacagAAAAACAAGTAGCTAACTAGTGAATATAAGTAGTAAGACCTGTCAATTTGTGGAAAAAACGGAGGAGACGAAACTTGAAAGGAGATAGACGCGGCTGCTTCCTCACAcccattatttaattaattatatagaaATGTATTTTTGTGTCACACACAACTATTAAAACCAAACAAATGGGTTGGAAGTTGGAATCAACAGGCGAAGCAGACAAGGGTTCGATTTGCAgttcttttctatttttgatACTATCAATTCATCCAAAACAGTATTGGAACtcccattttattttttattttgtatcttgtaattctatttttattttaaagcaaTTTTATCATGAGAATAACTTGggtaaaaaattaaaaccatgGCGATGGCGGGTTGATGGTGTTGTTAGAGGTGTgctattaaaaatttaaaataacaataatggatgttaaaaaatactgtaattattttaaaggttaaagcatatattttgtaaataatttcattgagtatattatacatatgttaggtgaaaagtttaaaactaataatttgaaaaaaaaaaaataaaaaaaataattttgggtTGCTAATTTcatagttggaaaaaaaaattataatatactatagaTAAGATATAAAATGCAACTCAGATGATCAAACATGTCTTAAAACTCGTCATCTAACCTCTTTCTTTAAATGAAAACGAGGTAAGTTCCTTTCTTTGGGAACAATTCAAACTTCTAAGACTCCTTATAACATATACGAAAGAAGGTTTAGTCGCACCGTGTAAATGATAATATCAACCACTTGCTCTTTCtatctttttcttcatttgaAATTGATGAAGATTACGCTCATGCcacaaaaaagaaataaaattgatAGAAGATATTATAGTACTGTATATAGATAACAAGAGTAAGAAAAAGGCCAGTGTTGACCACATGTTTCAAGAAGCAATGCTTAGAAATAAATTGACTAAAATTTCTTCAATCCTGTTTCAATTATTAACTTAAAATTGATAGAAGATACTATAGGACTATATATAGGATAATATAGTACTTGTGTTCCAAACCATACATCAATTTCTCCAATTACaaaaagagaaggaaaaaaaaaaagaatattggCAAACACGAATCTATTCTAGAACAACAATAAAACACAATGCATATGACATACTAAATAACATATAGCGGTCTAAGACTCCGATGTTACGCCTCAAGGATAACTTGTGAAAGCCATTTCCAAAATGCCCAGGTAGTGTATATCCAAATGATAAATGTGACTATATATTTATCGTCAAAGCATTAAGTTCCATTTTCCATTCAGTTTATGCAGTTTTACTTGCCAAAAACGTATATAAATACATTTAAACACACGCATATATCTTAATACTTCACAGCAACATCTTCAAACAATTGAAGCCTTATTCAGTTATTTGTATGTTGTAATTTTGCAATTTAAGAATGCAGGTCTGGGCATCATTGCGAACGCTGCTCCTAATCATGGGATGAACTATTACATTTTCTCAACACATGGAACCTCATAATGCCACCTTGTTATGGCCCCTTTCGCTCTCTATCATTTTGAGAGGTAATTTTCCTTTTATTAGCCCTATATGTAATTATCTCTCTCTATCGATATCTCTATGTGTATACTAGTCATCAGACCCGTCCGTTAGACAGATAGTCtcaatatctatatacatattaaaacagtaggaatcctagctttttaaagacatcttcaatttaaaattatttttaaaaattgacacatgGGATAAAAGTTTATGTGtcatctttataatttttttacaatattatttaataataaatatctcTAATATATGTTTTCAATTGTAAAACTCGATCACTttcaaatcataatatatattcataataaatttcttaaaattctcTTCCTACCAAAAGATTCACTTTCCAAAACACAAAAAGAATTTGTTTTCGATCCTAAGGTTCgtttatatatctaagttattttagaattttttgtTGTCTTCCATagtatattttgattttctttttcctcaTGTTTTAGTAAGATGGAGACATCCATAAGACCATAACCATGTTTCCTTAATATTGttacttaattttttgttttgctttttactttatttatgatgttatttttaatgttagcTTAACAACATCATTTTCTTGAGTTAACTTGTCATTCAAATAACAATTAGGTACATCATATCAGttatttgacaattaaataaaattatttatcttataaaattataaaagaaatcgtAAACTTCAATGACAATTATTTTTAGgcaaagataaaaagatatttaaaaggtagtttttgattattaggcatatttctttttaacaacaattaccagtcatattaaatatcaaatcttctttttaactaaaaacaagcaccattttatttagttaataaaatcaCAACCGCAATAGAATATCAATTgattgttaaaatttatatgatttcAAGTAACAAATGTTATAGTTAACATGATAAAATCTAAAGGGTTTTAAGATTGTGAAAACTTTCTTTAAACTGATAAATTATCATCAAAAACTACAAGTTAAACGTATGAATACATGATGCCACCACATAATATTTAGATGAATTTTTATCAGTgtatataaaacacaaaaacaaattacTAATAATTGTTGACATTCTAAACTTTTAGCCGACTTAATTCAACTATATTTTTAAGCAACCGCACATcatgcgggtaaaagacctagtatatatatatatagagagagagagagagccaCCTTGATAGCAGGCTGGGCCAAGGCCCATCCTAAGCCTTCCCATGATGTTCAAAATCATATGtataatttgataaaaatttgatatatgTTCCATTGGCCCATCCCGTAAAACAAATAAGAGCTTGATTAAAGAATTCACTTGCACACGCAGAGACGGAAGTTGCATGGCCCGAGTCCCAAAAGCTCCACTTTTTTCTATTTTGCTTAAATAATAAGTCTTTATAAAACATCAATTTACCCCTTATTTAAGATTATATTTTGCTCATAtaaatttcttttcatatatacataacgATGaagtatttaaaacataaaaagctAGAATTAAAATGCAATATATACTTAATTTCAATGCTTTATCGTTATGATAATATTTTCGTAGTCGGTTGTATGCGGAGCTATATAAGAATAGACTTGACGAAAACCTATCTCGAAATGTATATTAGTATAATGTAAGCTACTATTTTTTCTTCATGATTTTAAATCATGGTCTATCCTAATATATTTTTGGCCTAGTTCTTAAATAGACTTTTATGGTTACTACTTTTTGGAGTGTGCTGACACcctaatatactaattaaagaTTTGCTAAACGGTTGGTAGTTCCTATTTACATGACATTTTGGCCCACTCTGAAACAAAATCCTGGCTtcaccactatatatatatatatatatatatatcaaaggtaaatatcaaaataataaataacaaaacgggtgaaaaataacaaaacataaacaaaatacattTGAAAGAGTAAACCCTTTTGTAATAGAAGAAGTAGTCATAATCAAATtacaattgacaacaaactaaattaaaagagataaaaaataacaataacataacagtTCAATATCAagataataaacaaacacaaacaaaatatcaaaaataatattaaggtgatttaaaaaaaactgtatgttttttattgagaaatttactgaacttgatttgtttaaTTAAGATAGGAAGGAGAaataatatgaatgagaatgagaataattaataaaaatttaggttgtatatataataattgaaaaAATAGGGTAATTGgatagtatttatatatatattaatttataaggAGATTTTGaaagatattatatatctttaaaatataaaaggatttgttttgattgaaaaagatttatatagagttttaaattatcaatttaacaagcaatcaaaaaaaaatttaaaaaatctagaaaaaaagGGGGGCTCAAGATTAATTAGGAGAGAGTTTTAGGTATAGAAAGAGTTTTAATGGGTATAAAATTTACCCCCAACCTTCTCTTTTAGACATAATATAGATATTTGATTATGACATAAAAGGAAGGCCTAAATTGACGATctcaaactttttcaagatACTGGTGCTTGGATTCTTAGAGTATGTATCATAATCCTCTTGACCACTGCAtccttgagttttttttatgggatagaaaaataaaaaataaaaaaaactattttgaatCTCCATTCatgaatataatttaaaagaaaagaaagaaatgttTGGAAAGCATGAGATTTTAAGTTCTAGCAATTTGATATAATTTGGATGGAAACAAAATGataaatgtgtaaaaaaaaataccacTCCATCCTTCAATCTTTATCTATTAAAGTATATAAGAATGATATATTTTCACagtatatcttttttttctctttgaacTCGAGAATATAATTAaccttttatttacttttcttgaattgtttttataaaagaaagtaaaagaaagtgaaaaaattaaaaccaaaaaggtatctttgagttttttttcttttcttaaaagcAATAAAAGGAGAGAATATAAAAATTTAGCCCTTCTGTATTTAAGTTTTTCTAGCCAAATATGACATAATTTAgtagaaaaactaaaaagttacTCATTTACCCATATAAAAACTTACAATTCAAGAATAATAGGAAAAAGATGATtgtaaagttataattttttctcttttccttttcttaaaaatctcaaaaatgcaattaactttttagtgtttgttttttttttttttcatttccttcgttttcttttcaactcgAAATGcattttttgtatataacttctttttctttcctatCCTATTTAATTTTCTCATTTCTTATcttataactttaaattcgggaatgcatcttttttctctcaagTCAAGAATGCATTATGTGTatgatttcttttcttttctttccttattCATCAtatcatttattttcttttaaacttaaaatttagaatACATTGTAATAAACGGGTTTTGAAGTATGAATCTAATAACATTTCATGTTTTTGATACATGCATGTTGCTGACCAGAATCTATACTATGCAATAATAAAGGTAGAATTGATTAATTGAAAAATGCACGACTTGGAATAACATTTGAAAAATGCGTTCGAGCTTGTTTATTACTAAATTATTAACCGAATAAAGTATCTTTTGCAGACATTTACATTAAAGTCATACCCGGCAGAGATCTCTCTTGTTGCTCTAATATTTGCAGTAGGGACATTACAAGGAGGTATAGTGACTATAATAGCTGAATGGGGAATAATGCGACATGGAGACTACAATGGGATGCTGGACTTGTGACTATCGTCTATGGTGTAAGGAGTTTGAAAAAACAATTTATACTCGTACACAATACATTAGTGGAAAAACAATTTATACTCGTACACAATGCATTGACAACTAGCTAGAGGCATGAGGCCGGATTGGGAAAACAGGTCCTCACAATCTTTCAATGGCCATACCACCAACCAATGAAACAGTCGAGGAAATCAATAAGAAATTAGTGACTAAAGTATGTTTGTGAGTGAAAGAGGAACACAAATCACTCGCACGTCGTTTAGAAGTTTTTCAATGGATTATACTgaaaatcattttcattttggtGCAACTATATATTATGTCATTTCTATCACATCTACATTGCTAACGAAGCTCGATATGTCGATTTTTGCCTTTTTGGTTATGGTGCTCGTCTACACATGCTTGTACACACATGTAGCATTTACGCTCACGAGTAATGGTGTATGATTAATCTAAAAAAGACCAATTAAAACTAATATCTTTTCATATACTAAAGTAATCTATACATAAACagaaacaatataaataatacaCCAGATAGTAATTGAAGCTGGTGGTatgtttaatactttttactACTAGGAAATTGTCGTTTAGCCACTCACAATTTAAAGAAGTGTTGCGACATTCTTAGCTGCAGTTTAACGACACCAACATTGCTATAGTTAGAAATTTACTCTACGGAAAGTCGCAAACAATGAAGTGTACTTGTTACATTTGGATGTGATTTCTCTTAAATGTGGGAAATCGAATAGGTAAGGACGTAAGGtagaattaattaattgaataaCACTTGAATGAAGACCTCATCGGAATGGGCCATATGGGTTGGGCTGAATATATGGCCCCATGCCCCATGGtcctttttctttattcttttctagttttcttctctgaacttttttttttttgatgcatATCAATTATCAACTCATAAACTTATTTTCACTACCTTAATGCATCATAAAGATAACATATACTATACTATACCCtcaacttttcttttataaaaataatgaacaGAAGATTAATTAAGTCttgttataattaattatttgtttactttcttcaaaatatatttaacatCACGAATCGTGTTGAAAACTAATATGAGGATCTTAATCACATTCAATATTTCATAAAGAAGCAAGTATTATACATTGACAATCGCAGATCTTAAAGTCGttgttattagaaaaaaaaaaagaaaacagttAGTCCGTATGTATTAAATCACAATATTGACATTTGTGATTAGGAAACATGCTAAACAGACTTGTAAGTTACCACGTCATGGATGTTTATGACTTTATGTACAACATCATTTTAACTGTGCTAACTTGACAAGCcatttttcaaaaacaatatattagtGGACAAAATTTTCTGCGAACTATAATTGAAGTGTAACTACAAAAGTGCATGTGAGGTAGTTCTCTTGCGGAGATAATGCctcaaaaaattaattaattctgAAGATAAAGGTCAACATTATGGGCATTTGGTAGTCAACTTGAACCAAATTAACAAAAAACTCCAATAGCATATATAGCTCCATATGTAGACTTTTTGGATGCACCATTAATGTACGTAAAGCTACTTCAATTCAACTAAACCTTTACGGttgtataaaatataatacttaGTATATGCTTATACTTATACCgttatacataatacatataataCTAAGGTTcagacccgtccaatggacgagtagtctcaaaatatattaattaaaactaaaaaattagaattcaaatatattaaatagatataccgaaatcaacttgaaagttTATGTGGTAAACATAGGTTGTGCCaaaaatagtttattttaacTTAACAAATTATGTTTATGTGATTTGGAACAAATAATTCACAAGGCTTGTTGAACTAGTTTATTAAATTATCCAGGAGCCGGGAtggatgtatttttttttattactatctataactttaattttattattgcttagtttaattagtataagtttagttaattaattttcattGTCATTTTAGTTGATCAAAATTAGTTTTCTTAATATTCTCAAACCAATTCAAATTGTGACAACTTGACTATAACCACAGACGTTACTCATTCGAACGATATCCACTTACCTTATTtagtataaggtatttaggtttatttttgatCGTTACTTTGACATCGAtcacccccaaccccctcttttagttatattatagatactTACACAAGATTAACAAATTTATTTAGCATGTATGAGTGAAAATATACATGTGGTCTTCATTGTgaatttaattttgttattagtttattaatttttcttcGCTATATATAACAAAAGTTCAAATGACCTGTCTTTGCTGATTTTGAATTAAACTTGAGAAATCTTAatctataattttttataaaacaaaatggcTTCTCTACTTTAGAAAATTCAATCACTTGTTTCAGTATCTTCAACCTATACCTAAATAacctaacaaatatatttaaaaaggttaatttttGCAACTTATTATTTTTTGCATCTAATCCTCGACTTATATTTAGAATGATAATTACGGTTTAATGTCTTATCGCCGCATCTCATGAAGGTAACCTAAACAACTTGTATTACCGTTGCGACATTTCACGCATTATAAACCGTTGAtgctgcaacgcgcggacactatTCTGGTCATATTCAATTAATCTCTTAAGCTTTCATCTTAAGACTCAGAGAGTAGTAATGCTCATAGACCATTCTTGCAATTTTTATGAAGATCGTTCGACTAATATTTTCATAACGGTAGGTGGATATATATGGAATTAATGTACATGTTGATTATTATGTGTTCTCAGCTCTTTCTTTTTACTTGCAATTTACAAACACTTCATAATCCCTAAAAGagaaatatagataaatatcacaaaataacataattttaatttataatatatattaaaagtgaCACACGGATGAAGAGAATATATAGTTGCATCTTCTTATCTAAATCATTTCAGCTCAAAATATTGACACTTCTCATCTCATTACTTATATAGTACTCATAATAAACATTCTAATAAAAACGTTtaactaaatataaaataatatttcaaaCACAATATTATAAGCCCATTATCTCGCACGTAATTTGAACTTGTCTTCTGAATATATCTAGATACGATTCACATTACCGGCCATCATCGGTATGACTTATAGTGTTGAATAAAAAACGCTCCGATCCATCTCaaagtatacatatatagatattttatatactccgtattaaaataaaacaaataaaataacaacgttttatatcaaattttttcttccaaaagGCATAAAAAGATGAGATGTAAACAGACTCATCCCTAAACAAGATAGAGAAGCTGAGATAGAATGAGTACCTTTAGCCATTTTGTAAGAACCCTGTCTCTAAATGTAAACGATATATTGTAATAGATccaaatcataattgttttattCTATATGTATTAAAATCTTTACTTAATTTacataaagatacaaagatatGAAAAAATGTGTAACAACAATATATAGTAAATGATCTATCAAAAAATCCATCATACGAATAACTCTATTGTGGTTGGAACCACCTTCTCGTATGGAGACTCCAAATTGTTCTCCAAAGGCGTCAAGTTTAAATCTAAACTAAACACTCTTCGACTGTTGACATTTTTTACTACAGAATTCGATAAATCTACCGATGCAGAAGATtggttatcatttgttgtggtCGCTCTATGTCTTCTCATATGTCCACCCAAGGCTTGCCCTATTGCAAATTCTAGCCCACAAATCGAGCACTCGTGTGATTTAGGCTTTGTGGCCACCAAGTTCGTGCCATGTGAgtcactatcattattattgaCTCGAGGCCTCTTGTGGCTAGCCCTATGTCCACCTAGAGCTTGAAAAGATGGGAATTGGCGGTTACACGTCTTACATTCAAATACTCGGCTTGGTGAGTTATGGTATGGCTCGTTCGTCAAGTTTCCTCTTGATAGTAGCATCAAACAAT includes the following:
- the LOC122585171 gene encoding zinc finger protein ZAT11-like translates to MVYLPMKRSSKEAELDSAISNMANCLMLLSRGNLTNEPYHNSPSRVFECKTCNRQFPSFQALGGHRASHKRPRVNNNDSDSHGTNLVATKPKSHECSICGLEFAIGQALGGHMRRHRATTTNDNQSSASVDLSNSVVKNVNSRRVFSLDLNLTPLENNLESPYEKVVPTTIELFV